CCAATTCGTTCCTGGAAGAATTGCTCAAAGTCGTACCGGCAAAGAGCAAAACAGAAGCCGTTATAAAAGCGATCACAGATGAAATACGAATGAAAAAAAAGAAAAATATTAAGAGCATGGCAGGAAAGATAACGTTCACAAAGAAGGCCG
This is a stretch of genomic DNA from Deltaproteobacteria bacterium. It encodes these proteins:
- a CDS encoding DUF2191 domain-containing protein, which codes for MSRISITLPNSFLEELLKVVPAKSKTEAVIKAITDEIRMKKKKNIKSMAGKITFTKKAAELRHKDERLG